From Cannabis sativa cultivar Pink pepper isolate KNU-18-1 chromosome 8, ASM2916894v1, whole genome shotgun sequence, a single genomic window includes:
- the LOC133030372 gene encoding uncharacterized protein LOC133030372, translated as MNKDGVWLSNRRDIGNEFSEFLDFCDVVEDFFLSGSMHRGINATNVILIPKVANPKKVSQFRPISLCNVVYKEIIHSFKRKKGKEGFFAIKIDLVKAYDKVSWNFIDHVLSSFKAPDIFRKWVSQCITTTSFHIHLNGGKVSNFSPECGLRQVDPLSPYLFIWAADILSRILERAIDTGSIKGIRLSRNGLKLFHLFFADDVILVGRATIDEAKGYWSCLEKFYSWFGQCVNKLKTSIFFSSNTSEGMKRGIMQELGLNLAITNINYLGLPLFRSKHKDADFNFILDNLVSKLHGWKLKLLSKAGRATLIKSVALNGGSS; from the exons ATGAACAAAGATGGTGTGTGGCTGAGCAATAGAAGAGACATTGGTAATGAATTCTCAGAGTTTCT TGATTTTTGTGATGTTGTGGAGGATTTTTTTCTGTCTGGCTCCATGCATAGAGGCATTAATGCTACGAATGTAATACTCATCCCTAAGGTGGCCAACCCTAAGAAAGTTTCTCAGTTTAGGCCTATCTCTCTGTGTAATGTGGTTTACAAG GAGATTATTCATTCGTTCAAGCGTAAGAAAGGGAAAGAAGGTTTTTTCGCCATCAAGATTGATCTGGTGAAAGCTTACGATAAAGTTAGCTGGAACTTTATTGATCACGTACTTAGTAGCTTTAAGGCTCCAGACATTTTTCGTAAGTGGGTTTCCCAGTGCATTACTACTACTTCCTTCCATATCCACCTTAATGGGGGAAAGGTTAGCAATTTTTCTCCTGAATGTGGGTTACGGCAAGTCGACCCCCTCTCCCCGTACCTATTCATTTGGGCTGCGGACATTCTTTCCCGCATCTTGGAAAGGGCCATTGACACGGGCTCTATTAAAGGTATCAGATTGAGTAGGAATGGCCTCAAGTTGTTCCATCTTTTCTTTGCGGATGACGTGATTCTTGTGGGTAGAGCAACTATTGACGAGGCCAAAGGCTATTGGAGCTGCCTGGAGAAATTTTACAGTTGGTTTGGGCAATGTGTGAATAAGCTAAAAACCTCTATTTTCTTCAGCAGTAATACCAGTGAGGGAATGAAAAGGGGTATCATGCAAGAACTGGGGCTTAACTTAGCTATTACGAACATTAATTACTTGGGGCTCCCACTTTTTAGATCTAAACATAAGGATGCAGATTTCAACTTCATCCTGGACAACCTGGTCTCGAAGCTGCATGGATGGAAGTTGAAATTACTTTCGAAGGCTGGTCGTGCTACCCTCATCAAATCTGTGGCCCtaaatggtggaagctcatga
- the LOC115700627 gene encoding protein SYM1 isoform X2 encodes MAGSSAVARKSPLISRFVGFSPRPISPASYATRIPASTYQVKEFKSCSLCHSYVTKPVESINGGALKRDFSFFWIGLRPLGFDGFRVSAVSGGGLDGAGGNGGSGDGHYGGGGEGSGGGGGGGGGGENNWSFLSWYLGLLAKYPVATKAVTSAFLTFVGDLICQIAIDQVPSLDLKRTFLFTLLGLVLVGPTLHFWYFFLSKSVTLQGGSGALLRLLLDQFLFSPIFIGVFLSTLVTLEGRPEQVVPKLQQEWFSAVVANWQLWIPFQFLNFRFVPQQFQVLAANFIALVWNVILSFKAHKEILPKKV; translated from the exons ATGGCGGGCAGCTCTGCGGTAGCACGTAAATCCCCGCTCATATCCCGTTTTGTGGGCTTTTCTCCTAGACCCATCTCGCCTGCTTCTTACGCGACTCGAATTCCGGCAAGCACATATCAGGTAAAGGAATTTAAAAGTTGTTCCTTGTGTCACTCCTACGTGACGAAGCCTGTCGAATCTATTAATGGTGGCGCTCTCAAAAGGGATTTTAGTTTCTTCTGGATTGGTTTGCGGCCATTGGGTTTCGATGGTTTCCGAGTTTCTGCGGTTTCAGGTGGTGGGTTAGATGGAGCTGGCGGAAATGGCGGTTCTGGTGATGGGCATTATGGTGGTGGAGGTGAaggtagtggtggtggtggtggtggtggtggtggtggtgagaACAATTGGTCTTTTCTTTCATG GTACTTGGGTCTTCTTGCAAAATATCCCGTGGCAACAAAAGCTGTGACATCTGCATTCTTAACTTTTGTTGGAGATTTGATCTGCCAG ATTGCAATTGATCAAGTTCCATCACTGGACCTGAAAAGGACgttcttgtttactttattggGGCTTGTGTTAGTAGGTCCAACATTACATTTCTG GTATTTCTTTCTGAGCAAATCGGTTACTTTGCAAGGAGGATCAGGAGCACTTTTGCGGCTTTTACTTGATCAG TTCCTTTTTTCTCCTATATTTATCGGTGTTTTCTTATCTACATTGGTGACACTAGAAGGAAGACCTGAACAAGTTGTACCCAAGCTTCAACAG gAGTGGTTTTCTGCCGTTGTTGCTAATTGGCAACTTTGGATACCTttccaatttctcaattttcgATTTGTTCCACAGCAATTTCAG GTCCTTGCTGCCAACTTTATTGCTTTAGTTTGGAATGTTATTCTCTCGTTTAAAGCTCACAAAGAGATCCTTCCGAAAAAG
- the LOC115700627 gene encoding protein SYM1 isoform X1 — protein MAGSSAVARKSPLISRFVGFSPRPISPASYATRIPASTYQVKEFKSCSLCHSYVTKPVESINGGALKRDFSFFWIGLRPLGFDGFRVSAVSGGGLDGAGGNGGSGDGHYGGGGEGSGGGGGGGGGGENNWSFLSWYLGLLAKYPVATKAVTSAFLTFVGDLICQIAIDQVPSLDLKRTFLFTLLGLVLVGPTLHFWYFFLSKSVTLQGGSGALLRLLLDQFLFSPIFIGVFLSTLVTLEGRPEQVVPKLQQEWFSAVVANWQLWIPFQFLNFRFVPQQFQVLAANFIALVWNVILSFKAHKEILPKKVCYKYEKHRT, from the exons ATGGCGGGCAGCTCTGCGGTAGCACGTAAATCCCCGCTCATATCCCGTTTTGTGGGCTTTTCTCCTAGACCCATCTCGCCTGCTTCTTACGCGACTCGAATTCCGGCAAGCACATATCAGGTAAAGGAATTTAAAAGTTGTTCCTTGTGTCACTCCTACGTGACGAAGCCTGTCGAATCTATTAATGGTGGCGCTCTCAAAAGGGATTTTAGTTTCTTCTGGATTGGTTTGCGGCCATTGGGTTTCGATGGTTTCCGAGTTTCTGCGGTTTCAGGTGGTGGGTTAGATGGAGCTGGCGGAAATGGCGGTTCTGGTGATGGGCATTATGGTGGTGGAGGTGAaggtagtggtggtggtggtggtggtggtggtggtggtgagaACAATTGGTCTTTTCTTTCATG GTACTTGGGTCTTCTTGCAAAATATCCCGTGGCAACAAAAGCTGTGACATCTGCATTCTTAACTTTTGTTGGAGATTTGATCTGCCAG ATTGCAATTGATCAAGTTCCATCACTGGACCTGAAAAGGACgttcttgtttactttattggGGCTTGTGTTAGTAGGTCCAACATTACATTTCTG GTATTTCTTTCTGAGCAAATCGGTTACTTTGCAAGGAGGATCAGGAGCACTTTTGCGGCTTTTACTTGATCAG TTCCTTTTTTCTCCTATATTTATCGGTGTTTTCTTATCTACATTGGTGACACTAGAAGGAAGACCTGAACAAGTTGTACCCAAGCTTCAACAG gAGTGGTTTTCTGCCGTTGTTGCTAATTGGCAACTTTGGATACCTttccaatttctcaattttcgATTTGTTCCACAGCAATTTCAG GTCCTTGCTGCCAACTTTATTGCTTTAGTTTGGAATGTTATTCTCTCGTTTAAAGCTCACAAAGAGATCCTTCCGAAAAAGGTTTGTTATAAATACGAAAAGCATAGGACATGA